The sequence below is a genomic window from Granulicatella elegans.
AATATTTGCCAAAGCAAATTGATACAGTATTAGCCTTATTAGAAGATGGCAATACGGTTCCTTTTATTGCACGTTATCGTAAAGATCAAACAGGAAGTTTGGATGAAGTTCAAATTCGTGAAATCGAAGAAAGACATCGTTATTTAGTGAATTTTGAGAAAAGAAAAGACGAAGTGGTTCGATTAATTGATGAACAAGAAAAATTAACAGATGAAATTTTATCTGACTTAATGAAAGCTAAAACATTAACGGCGTTGGAAGATATTTATCGACCATTTAAACAAAAGAAACGTACGAAAGCGACGATTGCGAAAGAAGCAGGATTAGAACCACTAGCTGAATTTTTATTAGCTTGTACAACAGAAGAGGTTGAAGCAAAAGCTGCAACATTTATTAATGAAGAAAAAGAAATTTTGACAGCAGAAGATGCATTAAATGGTGCATTAGAAATTATTGCTGAAAAAGTCTCCGATAATGCTCAGTATAGAAAATTACTTCGTGAATACACAGTTCAAAAAGCCATGCTTGTGACAAGTTTGAAAGACGAAGAAAAAGATGAAAAACACGTTTATGAAATGTATTACGAGTATCAAGAACTTGTGAAAACAATTGTGCCACACCGAATTTTAGCAGTGAATCGTGCTGAAAAAGAAGGCGTGTTAAAAGTTAGTTTGGAAGTAGATGAAACGATTCCGTTAGAAAAAATGATGAAGAAAGAAATTTTGAATGTAAATTCTCCATCTGCTCCATATGTGAAAGCGGCAATTGAGGATAGTGTTAAACGTTTCATTGCGCCTGCGATTGAACGTGAAATTCGTTCTGAATTAACGGAAAAAGCTCAAACTCAAGCAATTGAGATTTTTGGAGAAAATTTACAAAATCTATTATTACAAGCACCGATGAAAGGGCATGTGATTCTAGGATTAGATCCAGCTTATCGAACAGGTTGTAAACTAGCAATTATCGATGAAACAGGGAAAGTGTTAGACAAAGCAGTCATTTATCCGCACCAAGGAGCTAGTGACTTTAAGCGTGCTCAAGCAGGAACAACATTCAAGAAATTATTGGAAGATTATCAAGTCACTTTAGTCGCTATTGGAAATGGAACTGCAAGCCGTGAATCGGAAGCTTTTGTGAGTGAACAGATTAAGGGGCTGAATCGTAAAATTTATTACACAATTGTTAGTGAAGCAGGAGCATCCGTTTATTCAGCTAGTGAGATTGCGCGAAAAGAATTCCCAGATTATCAAGTAGAAGAACGTTCAGCAGTAAGTATTGCTCGTCGTCTGCAAGATCCATTAGCAGAATTAGTGAAAATTGATCCAAAAGCAGTAGGGGTTGGACAATATCAACACGATGTGAGTCAAAAACAATTAGATGCAAGGTTAGATATTGTTGTTGAAACAGCCGTGAATAAAGTCGGTGTCAATGTCAATACAGCAAGTGCAGTGTTGTTAGAACATATTGCAGGCCTAACTAAAACGACTGCCGCAAATGTAGTGGCTTATCGTGATGAAAATGGGAAATTTACGAATCGTTCACAATTGAAAAAAGTTCCTCGCTTAGGACCAAAAGCTTTCGAACAAGCAGTAGGATTTTTAAGAATTGTAGATGGTAAAAATCCACTTGATGGAACAGATATTCACCCAGAGTCTTATGAAGTTGCAGAAAAAATATTAGAGAAAATTCAAGCAACAAAAGTAGAAATCGGTACAGAAAAAGTAGAACAAGCTTTATCTTCGATTGATAAAAAGTCATTATCTGATGAACTAGGAATTGGACTTGAAACTTTAGAATTAATTTTTTCAGGATTAACAAAACCAGGGAGAGACCCTCGTGAAGAAGTTGATCCACCGATTTTAAGAAGCGATGTATTATCCATGGAAGATATTCAAGTCGGAATGGAATTACAAGGAACAATTCGGAATGTAGTCGATTTTGGAGCGTTCGTGGATATCGGAGTCAAACAAGATGGCTTAGTTCATATATCAAGAATGAAAAAAGGATTTGTGAAGCATCCAAGTGATGTTGTTGCAGTAGGAGATATTGTAACAGTATGGGTCATTGAAATTGATATGAAAAAAGGAAGAGTAGGATTGTCAATGCTACCACCGGTTGAAAAAGAAGCTTAATGAAAGAGAGTGTTCGACAAATTCTGTTGGTTTACTCTTTGATACTTTACAAAAGTTAAAAGGATCCTAAACCTTGTTACGACAACGTTTTAGGATCCTTGTTTCTGTTTTGAAAAATGCGTACTTTTTAAGTTAGTCAAAACTAGAGAATAGGAATGAGGTAGCTACGAAACAAATAATTCTTAATAAACTTCGCAGACGAAATATCTTTGTCAATATTTCCTGTAAGACTTATAATAAGGATAGATATTACGAATAAGAGTTATTTTGGAAGTTTTAGGAGGATGATAGCTATGATGTTTTCTGATGATAGAAAATTTACACTTAGTGGTTGGTTACAAGTACATGAAAGAAAGGTATACGATAGACCCTATCAATATAGAGCAAAGAGATGAGTTTTTATTGTACAAACATGAACAGAAGAATGGTCAAGATTTACAAAGAGGCTAGACTTTGTTACTCGCTAGTAAATAATCATGCTTTCTTTGAAGAAAATAAACGAATTGGTATTGATGTTATGTTGGTCTTTTTAGAGTTAAATCGTATTGTACTAAAGCAGACCGATGAAGAAATTGTTAAGCTAGGTATAGGTGTAGCTTCATCAGAATTAGACTATGATTCCATTTTAGAATACATTAGAAATCATAGATGATTTTATAAATTATAAAGTTGTCAGAGAAAATATAGCTTATTCAACAAATCCTATTTGTACAATCATTGATAATTTACATAAATCAAAAAATCATGAACTTTGATTTAACAATGTTTTAGGAAAAATAGAAAATAAATAAATTTCAAAATATTTATAAATACCTTGAAGTCATTATATGAATAAAATCATTTTTAGGAGAATGTAGTTTAAACCGCATTCTCCTTTTTGATGTTTATTTTACACTGAGACAAATTTTCCGCTATTTTCACCACAAAAATAGTCCATCCATCAAAAGTATGCTATAATGCTAAGTAACTATGGATGAAGATGTATAGACAGATTTGCGACATAGATAATAAGACAGAATATGAAATACAATGACTAGAATAAGAAAGGGAGACCTATGGCAAGAGATATTGGAATTGATTTAGGGACTGCGAATATTTTAATCTATTTAAAAGATCGTGGCATCATCTTAAATGAACCATCATTAGTCGCTGTGGATGATAAGAGTAATACAGTGATTGCAGTGGGGGAAAAAGCCTATAAAATGTTAGGTAGAACGCCACGAGATATTTCCATTGTTCATCCGCTAAAAGGTGGAGTTATTGCGGATATTGCGGTAACAGAACAATTATTAGAGATGTTTATTCATAAATTACATTTGAATACATTTTTTCAAAAACCGGATATTTTAATTTGTACGCCTACAAATGTAACAACAGTAGAGCAAAAGGCTATTATTCAAGCGGCAATTAAGTGTGGTGGACATTCGATTTATTTAGAAGAAGAACCAAAAGTTGCAGCTGTTGGAGTGGGATTAGATATTTTCTCACCTTCTGGCAATATGATTGTGGATATTGGTGGAGGGACAAGTGATATTGCAGTGCTTTCTATGGGAGCAACAGTATCTAGTCGTTCGATTAAATTAGCTGGAGATGATATGGATCATCAGATTATGGACTATATTAAGGAAGAATATCAGTTAATTATTGGTGAAAGAACTGCTGAAGCCATTAAGATGGATTTAGGTTCTGCCATTGAAGTGGAAATTGAATCGGATATGATTGTCAAAGGTCGTGATATGACAACAGGGCTTCCGAAGACGGTAACCATTTATACAAATGAAATTTACCATTGCTTAAAAGAAATTTTAGATACGATTTGTGAGGAAACTCGTCTTGTATTAGAAGATACTCCGCCTGAATTAGCAGGAGATATTATTGAACGAGGGATTGTAGTAACTGGTGGCGGTGCTTTAATTCATGGCATTGATCGTATGTTATCAGATCGACTGCAAGTTCCAGTATTTTTAGCCGATAATCCATTGGAAAGTGTTGCTATTGGCACAGGTGTATTATTAGATCGTATTAAGAGAGAGCGTGGGTTGTTTGATGGGTTTAAACGTTTATTCTCTTCGAAGCGTGTTGTGATGAATCCAACAGCGAATATTTTTGATGATGAAGCACTTCGTAAGTCGTAAGAGGTGAGGGCATGTTTAAGAGATTAGAACAGTTTTATAATAGTCAGCCATTTTTAATGATTGTTCTCATTCGTATCGCTCTATTTCTAGGGTTAGCTTTTTTGCTATTTATAGTAGGGCTTATGATTGGTTACAGTGTTCTTGGTGGCGGTGGAAATCCGTTCTCAGTATTTTCTGGAGAAGTTTGGCAAAAGATTTTTGATTTTGTTCGATAGGCAATTTTTTTGACCTTTGTTGACAAATTCGTTACACTTATATTGAAAAATGAAATTTAAAAGAGAGATGGAGGATTCAACATGAATTTAATTCCTACAGTTATTGAACAATCATCACGTGGTGAACGTGCGTATGATATTTACTCAAGATTATTAAAAGACCGTATTATTATGGTAAGTGGCCCAATCCACGATGATATGGCAAATGCAATTATTGCGCAATTATTATTCCTAGATGCGCAAGATCCTGAGAAAGATATTTATATGTATATCAACTCTCCAGGAGGAAGTGTTACAGCAGGTTTAGCAATCTATGACACAATGAATTTTATTAAAGCAGATGTTCAAACTATTGCGATGGGACTTGCAGCTTCAATGGGTTCATTCTTATTAACAGCTGGTACAAAAGGCAAACGTTATGCATTACCGAATGCTGAGATTTTAATTCACCAACCTTTAGGTGGAGCTCAAGGACAAGCAACAGAAATTGAAATCGTTGCTCGTCAAATTTTAAAAACACGTGAACGTTTAAATGCGATTTTAGCAAAACAAACGGGTCAAAAAATTAAAACAATTGAGAAAGATACAGATCGTGATAATTATATGACAGCTCAAGAAGCGTTAGAATATGGTTTAATTGATGCGATTATGACAAACTCAAAAGATTTACAATAGTAGATAGGATGGAGTCGCCGA
It includes:
- a CDS encoding rod shape-determining protein; its protein translation is MARDIGIDLGTANILIYLKDRGIILNEPSLVAVDDKSNTVIAVGEKAYKMLGRTPRDISIVHPLKGGVIADIAVTEQLLEMFIHKLHLNTFFQKPDILICTPTNVTTVEQKAIIQAAIKCGGHSIYLEEEPKVAAVGVGLDIFSPSGNMIVDIGGGTSDIAVLSMGATVSSRSIKLAGDDMDHQIMDYIKEEYQLIIGERTAEAIKMDLGSAIEVEIESDMIVKGRDMTTGLPKTVTIYTNEIYHCLKEILDTICEETRLVLEDTPPELAGDIIERGIVVTGGGALIHGIDRMLSDRLQVPVFLADNPLESVAIGTGVLLDRIKRERGLFDGFKRLFSSKRVVMNPTANIFDDEALRKS
- a CDS encoding DNA-directed RNA polymerase subunit beta yields the protein MFKRLEQFYNSQPFLMIVLIRIALFLGLAFLLFIVGLMIGYSVLGGGGNPFSVFSGEVWQKIFDFVR
- the clpP gene encoding ATP-dependent Clp endopeptidase proteolytic subunit ClpP, whose protein sequence is MNLIPTVIEQSSRGERAYDIYSRLLKDRIIMVSGPIHDDMANAIIAQLLFLDAQDPEKDIYMYINSPGGSVTAGLAIYDTMNFIKADVQTIAMGLAASMGSFLLTAGTKGKRYALPNAEILIHQPLGGAQGQATEIEIVARQILKTRERLNAILAKQTGQKIKTIEKDTDRDNYMTAQEALEYGLIDAIMTNSKDLQ
- a CDS encoding Tex family protein, with protein sequence MTQTELTIEQRALDIVTQELTQYLPKQIDTVLALLEDGNTVPFIARYRKDQTGSLDEVQIREIEERHRYLVNFEKRKDEVVRLIDEQEKLTDEILSDLMKAKTLTALEDIYRPFKQKKRTKATIAKEAGLEPLAEFLLACTTEEVEAKAATFINEEKEILTAEDALNGALEIIAEKVSDNAQYRKLLREYTVQKAMLVTSLKDEEKDEKHVYEMYYEYQELVKTIVPHRILAVNRAEKEGVLKVSLEVDETIPLEKMMKKEILNVNSPSAPYVKAAIEDSVKRFIAPAIEREIRSELTEKAQTQAIEIFGENLQNLLLQAPMKGHVILGLDPAYRTGCKLAIIDETGKVLDKAVIYPHQGASDFKRAQAGTTFKKLLEDYQVTLVAIGNGTASRESEAFVSEQIKGLNRKIYYTIVSEAGASVYSASEIARKEFPDYQVEERSAVSIARRLQDPLAELVKIDPKAVGVGQYQHDVSQKQLDARLDIVVETAVNKVGVNVNTASAVLLEHIAGLTKTTAANVVAYRDENGKFTNRSQLKKVPRLGPKAFEQAVGFLRIVDGKNPLDGTDIHPESYEVAEKILEKIQATKVEIGTEKVEQALSSIDKKSLSDELGIGLETLELIFSGLTKPGRDPREEVDPPILRSDVLSMEDIQVGMELQGTIRNVVDFGAFVDIGVKQDGLVHISRMKKGFVKHPSDVVAVGDIVTVWVIEIDMKKGRVGLSMLPPVEKEA